From Flavobacterium alkalisoli, the proteins below share one genomic window:
- the msrB gene encoding peptide-methionine (R)-S-oxide reductase MsrB — protein sequence MKDYKVNKSEAEWKEQLGFERYKILRQKGTEFPHSGKYNLHFEKGTYVCGACGEPLFASDSKFDSRCGWPSFDEALPGKIEYVKDTSHGMVRTEIMCANCGGHLGHVFDDGPTPTGQRYCVNSLSVDFKE from the coding sequence ATGAAAGACTATAAAGTAAACAAATCTGAAGCCGAATGGAAAGAACAGTTAGGCTTTGAACGCTATAAAATACTTAGGCAAAAAGGCACCGAGTTCCCACACTCCGGTAAGTACAACCTGCATTTTGAAAAAGGAACTTATGTATGCGGAGCGTGTGGCGAACCGCTTTTTGCTTCCGACTCAAAATTTGATTCCCGTTGCGGATGGCCTTCGTTTGACGAAGCACTACCGGGAAAAATTGAATATGTAAAAGATACCTCTCATGGTATGGTACGTACAGAGATAATGTGTGCCAATTGCGGCGGACACCTTGGCCACGTATTTGATGACGGACCTACTCCTACAGGGCAGCGTTACTGCGTTAACTCCCTGTCGGTTGATTTTAAAGAATAA
- the msrB gene encoding peptide-methionine (R)-S-oxide reductase MsrB has product MKKIMALLILFSLTACNGQTKKEKETAKTEAKGQFKVNKTDAQWKEQLTPEEYEVLRQKGTERAYTGKYDEFFEDGVYVCAACENPLFKSDNKFNSHCGWPSFDEAIKGSVVYKEDFTHGMHRTEVMCANCGGHLGHVFDDGPKETTGNRFCTNSVSIKFIPAEELKKTKNQ; this is encoded by the coding sequence ATGAAAAAAATAATGGCCCTACTAATCCTGTTCAGCCTAACGGCATGCAACGGGCAAACAAAAAAAGAAAAAGAAACAGCAAAAACCGAAGCCAAAGGACAGTTTAAGGTAAACAAAACCGATGCCCAGTGGAAAGAGCAGCTTACCCCTGAGGAATATGAAGTACTTCGCCAAAAAGGAACCGAACGCGCTTACACCGGCAAATATGATGAGTTTTTTGAGGATGGTGTATATGTATGCGCTGCCTGCGAAAACCCTTTGTTTAAATCAGACAATAAGTTTAATTCTCACTGCGGATGGCCTTCGTTTGACGAGGCTATAAAAGGTTCGGTTGTTTATAAAGAAGATTTTACTCACGGTATGCACCGTACCGAGGTAATGTGTGCCAACTGTGGCGGGCACTTAGGCCACGTGTTTGATGACGGACCTAAGGAAACTACCGGAAACCGTTTTTGTACCAATTCGGTATCAATTAAGTTTATACCTGCCGAAGAGCTTAAAAAAACTAAAAACCAGTAA
- a CDS encoding alpha/beta fold hydrolase — MSINSGSQRQSMAIPKPIRITAKILEATSVKMAAKFAMKIFITPIKFPIPKREEKMDTESRQEFINIPALNKKIMVYHYGESDKKVLLVHGWSGRGTQLHSIADKMLKKGYSTISFDAPAHGKSPGKTSDMTEFIACILELQKVYGPFTFAIGHSLGGMSVLNAIKRGLQVDKAVIIGSGDVIKDIMDHFINQLGMNIGTGNLMIKLFEKKFGETINTYSAYIAAQAVTVPVMVVHDENDTDVPVTAAHHIHSHLANSQLVITQGLGHRKILGDSTVIKTLTQFLLA; from the coding sequence ATGTCTATAAACAGCGGCTCACAACGCCAAAGTATGGCTATACCCAAGCCTATACGCATTACGGCTAAAATACTGGAAGCCACATCGGTAAAAATGGCGGCCAAGTTTGCCATGAAAATATTTATTACCCCCATTAAATTCCCTATACCAAAAAGGGAAGAAAAAATGGATACCGAAAGCAGGCAGGAATTTATAAATATACCCGCATTAAACAAAAAGATAATGGTTTACCATTATGGTGAATCGGATAAAAAAGTACTTCTGGTACACGGCTGGAGCGGACGCGGAACGCAACTGCACTCCATTGCCGACAAGATGCTTAAAAAAGGGTACAGCACCATTAGCTTTGATGCTCCTGCACACGGAAAGTCGCCAGGTAAGACCAGCGACATGACCGAGTTTATTGCCTGCATACTTGAACTGCAAAAAGTATACGGTCCGTTTACATTTGCCATAGGGCACTCCCTGGGCGGTATGAGTGTACTAAATGCTATAAAGCGCGGGCTACAGGTAGATAAGGCGGTAATAATAGGCAGCGGCGATGTGATAAAAGATATAATGGATCACTTTATAAATCAGTTAGGCATGAATATTGGTACTGGTAACCTGATGATAAAGCTGTTTGAAAAGAAGTTTGGCGAAACCATCAATACCTATTCAGCGTATATAGCAGCACAGGCAGTTACTGTACCCGTTATGGTTGTTCACGACGAAAACGACACCGATGTACCTGTTACCGCTGCACACCATATTCACAGCCATTTGGCAAACAGCCAACTGGTTATTACGCAGGGTTTGGGGCATCGCAAAATTTTGGGCGACAGTACGGTCATCAAAACGTTAACCCAATTCTTACTAGCATGA
- a CDS encoding DUF1801 domain-containing protein, which translates to MLRPIDNYFLQKQEPVKSCMLYLRDYIAKFDAGITEDWKYGMPFFCFKGKMLCYLWTDKKTGQPYIGFVDGKLLDFPQLKQEKRARMKTFAVNPEADIPVGEIAEVLAAALVLRK; encoded by the coding sequence ATGCTTCGTCCTATTGATAATTATTTTTTGCAGAAACAGGAACCCGTAAAAAGCTGTATGCTGTACCTGCGTGACTATATCGCTAAGTTTGATGCCGGTATTACCGAAGACTGGAAATATGGCATGCCGTTTTTTTGCTTTAAAGGCAAAATGCTATGCTATTTATGGACCGATAAGAAAACAGGACAGCCTTATATTGGGTTTGTAGACGGAAAGCTGCTGGACTTCCCTCAACTCAAACAGGAAAAGCGTGCCCGTATGAAAACCTTTGCCGTAAATCCTGAAGCAGATATTCCGGTAGGGGAGATAGCCGAAGTTTTAGCTGCCGCGCTGGTATTGAGGAAGTAA
- a CDS encoding M48 family metallopeptidase: MRKSVLVLSGFILMMFFACTTNPFTGKTQFNAVSNDQIFPAAFQQYDEFLKENKVITGTSDAKMVTTVGQKIAAAAEKYLNANGYQGYLKDYQWEYKLVQDPALNAWCMPGGKIVVYTGILPVTKTEAGLATVLGHEISHALLNHGGQRMTAQQAQQVGAAVLGAATTGESEAAQQIYMQAYGVGSNVLGVLPFSRNHESEADKYGLILMAIAGYNPDDALAFWQRMSAQGGGGTPELLSTHPSDATRIANLQKMIPEAKAEAAKFGVTFK; encoded by the coding sequence ATGAGAAAGAGTGTTTTAGTATTATCAGGTTTTATACTGATGATGTTTTTTGCGTGTACCACAAATCCTTTTACAGGTAAAACGCAGTTTAATGCCGTATCTAACGACCAGATTTTTCCGGCGGCTTTTCAGCAGTATGACGAGTTTTTAAAGGAAAACAAGGTAATTACCGGTACATCTGATGCTAAGATGGTAACTACTGTAGGGCAAAAAATTGCTGCCGCTGCAGAGAAATACCTTAACGCTAACGGGTATCAGGGGTATTTAAAAGATTATCAGTGGGAATATAAGCTGGTACAAGATCCGGCGTTAAACGCATGGTGTATGCCGGGTGGTAAAATTGTGGTATATACAGGTATATTACCGGTTACTAAAACTGAGGCGGGACTTGCAACAGTATTAGGTCACGAAATATCGCACGCGTTACTTAACCACGGTGGTCAGCGTATGACGGCACAACAGGCACAACAGGTAGGTGCTGCCGTTTTAGGTGCTGCAACAACCGGAGAGAGTGAGGCTGCACAGCAAATATATATGCAGGCTTATGGGGTAGGATCTAATGTTTTGGGTGTATTGCCATTTAGCAGAAACCACGAGAGCGAAGCTGATAAATACGGACTTATACTTATGGCTATTGCAGGATACAACCCTGATGATGCGCTTGCTTTCTGGCAAAGAATGTCGGCTCAGGGTGGTGGCGGTACTCCTGAACTGCTTAGTACACACCCAAGTGATGCCACTAGGATTGCCAACCTTCAAAAAATGATTCCTGAGGCTAAAGCTGAAGCAGCTAAGTTTGGGGTAACGTTTAAATAA